Below is a window of Camelina sativa cultivar DH55 chromosome 11, Cs, whole genome shotgun sequence DNA.
AAGTTCGGTAATGCAATCCTCATCTACGATCAGGATCACCGAATTAGACACTTCTTTTCCTAATGTGACAACTAAGACACCAATTGCCATCAGTATATCTGTACTCATTACTCTACTTGTGATTCTGTTGATACACTCTACATCTTAACCAAACAATGATAACAATTCGTTAAACAATCCATCAAACATGGTTCTCAAGTTAGCTACTCTACATCCTAACCACACAAATCtagcttaaaacaaaaaaaggtactTTGAGCAAAACCATACCTGTCCAGAAGCACAATCCCAAACACGCAAGGACTCATCTTTACTCCCAGTATAAAGCTTATCAGAGCCAGAAGGCAAAGCAATACCACTAACAAGCTTCTCATGACCATCAAGCTGAGTCAACAACGAGAAGCTATCTCCTTTACTCCAACAATGCAAGTATCTACACTTATCACCATAACTGCAATTCCCATCTACCCAAAAGTTGCAAACTTTCTCAGTCTTCGTCACCGTTCTGTTCCCACCAAACCTCCCCCAGCTACTACTCGAGTTCCCGTTAAACCCAGGTCCTCTCCGATGACTCGGACCCGCAAAACCAGATTCCTCAGCGACCCTTTTGTTCGTATAACCCGGACCCTGACCTTGACCCGGACCAGGACCCGGTAATTCTCTATGTAAATAAGGGCAAGGAGAACGATTACAACGCCCAGCTCGCCAGTGGAAACAAACCTTTTGTCTTGTATCCGTTGGTGCCATCGAACGATTTGacccaccaccaccgccacctccGCCGCCGCCGAGTCTATTGAAGACTCGTTTGTTTCCTCCGTTCAAATCaaaatccatgtttttttttattggctcctctctctctctctctatagattacaacaacaacaacaccagcaACGGAGACAAATTAATACAAGAAAGAACAGGACTTTAGCTCTATAGGTTGTTTCAAAAACCTGATCACGGATAGATTAAATCAAGCGGCAAAATTggagaaaaccctagaaaaattaattaccaaaaaaaaaaaagaatctcgaACAAGTagtgttgaaattataaaaatttggGATTGTTGTGAATGTGTGAACTGTGAATTTAATGaatggagagaaaaagagaagaacttgaagtggatttggattttggttttggtttataagCTTTTCGGGGATCTTCGTGGAGAGGACAGAActagtagagagagagagaaagaagaaagaaagtgaaacaaCAGTCGCGTCAGCTTGACGTCTATtgtgtaattataattttaccCCTATGATGGgtctattttacaaaattacctttttaatgtttaaacTCGGTTGAAACCGGTTCTGATTTAGACCGGAACAACAAAACCCGGTTGATTTGAGGAAGTTCATTGGCTTTTTTAGGTCTTTGAACTTTTTgctatacaattttttattgctatctttcctttaaaaaaaaaatcatatattaaaagtctactattttagaaaataatatatattattttctattcaaaaaaaaatatattttatttaataattattttataatagtCTTCTCAActcaaagagaggaagaaaactAGTGAAGGgagacttgttttttttttcaaaaatgaaaaCGGTAGCAAGTAATACCTCTTTTTTTAGTGTTTGCTCAGTGGAGAAAGATACGCATGATTTGGACAGTGTGGAGGACTGGCCTTTACCACACAAAGCCGTGAGAAGTTGCAGGCCACAAATAAATATTgtacacttttttctttttgtttgacaaaagtATGAAGGACCACAATGTATGTTATATTATTAGTGTAATTGGTCCAGAAAACTCTCTTAGTCATTTTTCTCCTTCCACGTGGTTGAAGGACTATTGTGTAAGAGATTTTCACAATTTTAAAATCGGCTGTCGAATATAATACTGCAGATGCTACGAATCAAAATGTTTATTCACTCTGACTCACCCAAAAAATGAATTCAAAAGCATATTATTATTGCAATCTTTCTAGCTTCTACTACCAATGTGCATGTCAAACAAACTCACACCTCCGTCGACCAGATTCTTAAACTTCTGGtacaccaaaaaagaaaaagaaaaaaagcaggTACGGAACTACGGACCAATCTCAGAAGTCCAAACAATCtctaactaaataaatattcaaaaaaaatacaatcaaaaCAGTCTCAAACTCCTTCGTGATGATACGTCAAAGTCATTATGATTCTAACTTGACACATGGTGTGTTGTACACCTGAAATCTATCCACAAATTCAGCACCAAAACTAGAAAATTTGATATCTCTAGTTTGACCAAAATCTgttacacaaacaaaacatttcaaagaatacatgactaatatataataaatgatatACTATTTATGACTCCAAATTTTTTGTACCAAAGAATACATGATATAATACGTAACTACGGACCAATCCTAGAAGTCCAAATAATCTCTAAACTAActtattatcaatttatcatccagaaacaacttttttttatttgaaaaaattcaaTCGTTAAAATTCCAAAGTGACATGTCAGCATCACCGTCAAAGTCGTTAAGGTTCCAGCAAACTTCCGGCGGGGGCAAAAGCATCCCCTCAGCCATATTCTCAAAAAAGTTGGGCATCCCCAAAACTTCCTCTTCATCCATATAAAACACACCACTACTCTGCTCCTCCATTACCATTCTCCTCTCCCCTTCCCTCACAGCCTCCGTCTCCGCCGCAGTTTGCGATCCCTCCGCAGTCACACTCTCATTCTGAAACGCCATCGCAGCTTCAGCCGCCGCTTTCTGAATCTCCTTAGGACAAGTAGTCTCAGGGATACGAAGCCGCCAAGCAGAATCAGCGAAATTGAGACAAGCAGAGCGACCACGGAGAGCTAAAGCAGCAACGTCGTGAGCACGAGCAGCCATTTCAACCGTTGGAAAAGTCCCTAACCAAATCCTAGATTTCTTGTTAGGCTCTCTAACTTCACAAACCCATTTGCCAGAGTTCCTCTGACGAACTCCTCTGTAAATCGGATGACGCGTTTCGCGAAACTTCTTCCTCCCAGCTCGTTTCTTAGGACAACTCGAAGCTAGCTTCGGTGAACACTCACTACTGTCTGAAACCGGAGACCTATGATCGGGTACTGAGAGGAACGAGTCCGAGAAAGCAGAACAAAAAGGATTCATATTTGTGTGTTCCGGATAAGATGTTTAATTtctctttctatctttttttctcctttttttttttcaggtgttTGGAactttttgagatatttttattacaaGAAAGTGaagttgtgttgtgttttaatttttattttataagaaaaaaaaaaaagtgagacaGAACACGGAGGGATCTGGTAAAGACAACTGTCCCACGGTATTTTACTGACACGTGTCCTTCTGAATCACTTTACTTAGTCCGAGTGTATTGCCTACTGTGTCGGTTTTGGATTCGATAGctcagtttttatattttagttattatattcAATTTCGATTAAGTTATGTTCGGAGGAAGGGAACGATTTagcaaaaagacaaaagagactTTAGTTTAAAGTGAAAGAGATGGGTTAGGGATGACGTCATCAAGACACGGTTTCGACATTTGGACTGAACTGCTCTCTTTTTGGTTCGAGAGGTGAGCCACGTTTGAAAGGACTGTGCGTCCGCCGTCGAGCCacggttttgtgtttttttttttttttaattatgaccCACGCGCTTTCATGAGATGTgggtcttttttgtttttattcattattttttttgaaaatcttctgGATTTTTTGGTCTAAtgctttatttttggaaatcctTTGGACTATTCATTATTCTATGGACTTTCTTCTTTTGGCTTCTTTTTTTGTCCTTtaaatcatttcttcttctttcgttgAGTcgaattattattcttattatttaacTAAGCCAAAATTGGATACGTGGCCAAGGCtggttctgtttctttgctttACTAACCTTTTTTGGAAAGTAATGTAGTATAAAATTTTGCTTCTAGAGACACTAACTTTGGTTTGGTTGGACGTTGGACGATTTCAAAATTCGAGTTCTTTTTGGTCTTGGGACACAAaagttcaaacaaaacaacaaacacttGCCTCCATTCGGTTTGCTTTGGAAATAAATTTAGATTATTCggaacaattaaaataaatatcattcataattaattttggttagtaaaataaaataaacttgcagtcatataaaaaaaaatattattttgaagtaCTGGAAGAATTGGGGGTAAGCGGTCGAGCTATAACGAGTCGACAAAAACTACTTTTATCAAAGgttaaaagataattttatatcaGATTAATCGATATGAAAATGTTGAGGCACTTACTAAGTCGGCTTGCTGTAAACAAATACTAATGTAATAGCATAGTCTTTGCAGGTTGGTTCGGCTAGTTTTGCCAACTCCTAAATATGGATCAGAGGTTGACCATCATCTTTACTATGTAGAATGAAGGTTTTCTATTAAAGAGCTCATCATCACTATCACTCAACACAAACcaattaacattcataaatgCAACTCAATCACCATGAATTAGAAGAGCTCATCATCACTATCACTCAACGCCAAAGTCTCATATCAACTCTGTACATTCGATTGAACACCAAGTAAAGTTCTCCACTCGCGCTCTTGGAGTTTTGACTCTAAGATCCAACTGAATCATCACNTAAGCAGAACAAAAAGGATTCATATTTGTGTGTTCCGGATAAGATGTTTAATTtctctttctatctttttttcttttctttttttcaggtGTTTGGAactttttgagatatttttattACAGAAAGTGaagttgtgttgtgttttattttttattttataagaacaaaaaaaagcgAGACAGAACACGGAGGAATCTGGTAAAGACAACTGTCCCACGGTATTTTACTGACACGTGTCCTTCTGAATCACTTTACTTAGTCCGAGTGTATTGCCTACTGTGTCGGTTTTGGATTCGATAGctcagtttttatattttagttattatattcAATTTCGATTAAGTTATGTTCGGAGGAAGGGAACGATTTagcaaaaagacaaaagagactTTAGTTTAAAGTGAAAGAGATGGGTTAGGGATGACGTCATCAAGACACGGTTTCGACATTTGGACTGAACTGCTCTCTTTTTGGTTCGAGAGGTGAGCCACGTTTGAAAGGACTGTGCGTCCGCCGTCGAGCCacggttttgtgtttttttttttttttaattatgaccCACGCGCTTTCATGAGATGTgggtcttttttgtttttattcattattttttttgaaaatcttctgGATTTTTTGGTCTAAtgctttatttttggaaatcctTTGGACTATTCATTATTCTATGGACTTTCTTCTTTTGGCTTCTTTTTTTGTCCTTtaaatcatttcttcttctttcgttgAGTcgaattattattcttattatttaacTAAGCCAAAATTGGATACGTGGCCAAGGCtggttctgtttctttgctttACTAACCTTTTTTGGAAAGTAATGTAGTATAAAATTTTGCTTCTAGAGACACTAACTTTGGTTTGGTTGGACGTTGGACGATTTCAAAATTcgagttctttttgtttttttttttttttttggtcaaacgaGTTCTTTTTGGTCTTGGGACACAAaagttcaaacaaaacaacaaacacttGCCTCCATTCGGTTTGCTTTGGAAATAAATTTAGATTATTCggaacaattaaaataaatatcattcataattaattttggttagtaaaataaaataaacttgcagtcatataaaaaaaaatattattttgaagtaCTGGAAGAATTGGGGGTAAGCGGTCGAGCTATAACGAGTCGACAAAAACTACTTTTATCAAAGgttaaaagataattttatatcaGATTAATCGATATGAAAATGTTGAGGCACTTACTAAGTCGGCTTGCTGTAAACAAATACTAATGTAATAGCATAGTCTTTGCAGGTTGGTTCGGCTAGTTTTGCCAACTCCTAAATATGGATCAGAGGTTGACCATCATCTTTACTATGTAGAATGAAGGTTTTCTATTAAAGAGCTCATCATCACTATCACTCAACACAAACcaattaacattcataaatgCAACTCAATCACCATGAATTAGAAGAGCTCATCATCACTATCACTCAACGCCAAAGTCTCATATCAACTCTGTACATTCGATTGAACACCAAGTAAAGTTCTCCACTCGCGCTCTTGGAGTTTTGACTCTAAGATCCAACTGACTCATCACTTTGGTACTCGtacttctcatcatcttctacaAGCCAATATCCCAGAATCTTCAAAGCCTTCACGCTGATCTCATTGTTTTCATGGCTTTGCAGGTTCTTGATCTTTTCTAGCCCTTCTGCACCTTCAATCAGCAGAGCATAACAGTTCCTGTCTCTTACATTCGTCACAACCTCTCCGGCCTTCAAAATGTTTTCTAACCCATCCAGACACTTTGAGAGGAAGCTGGTTCTTAGATCTGGACATACTAGAATATCGCATAAAGGTTTTATGCAACTCTGCTTCACCATGTATCTGAATCACACCAATGGAGAATGTGAGACTTGATGATCTATAAGCACgccaaagtgaaaaaaaaagaagaagacagggACGTACTTGATTTGATGAAGAGAACCACATACGACCACACCTAAAATTGCCCATACAGCTTCTTTCTTTATGTCAATATCAGCACTTTGAGCCAGATTGACCAAGGTTGGAATCAAATATTCATCAATCACTGACTGTAATCAATAGGGggagaaaagaaagacaaataaaCATTTAGCGATAGCAAAAGACAAAGGATGTATATCGCAAAGTAGCAACAAAAGCTACTCACCTGAATTTGTTCTACAGTGCCTGCAGTGATGTTTGAAATCACCCAGCAAGCACTCTTCTTTATGTATTTCTCATAGTTTCGAGTAAGTAAGTTGTAAAGAACTGGTAAAGCACCGCAATTGACCACAGACTGAGGAATAAGTTCAAAGAGAAACATTCAGAGCCCTAAGAGGAGATGTTTAAAACAAAGcattttgttgtttggttacATTCACGGGACATTTGTGATAAATATGAATTACATACCTGTGTTTGCTGATTATTTCCAGCAGTTATAGTCCCAATGGTACGAAG
It encodes the following:
- the LOC104725707 gene encoding dehydration-responsive element-binding protein 1D-like; the protein is MNPFCSAFSDSFLSVPDHRSPVSDSSECSPKLASSCPKKRAGRKKFRETRHPIYRGVRQRNSGKWVCEVREPNKKSRIWLGTFPTVEMAARAHDVAALALRGRSACLNFADSAWRLRIPETTCPKEIQKAAAEAAMAFQNESVTAEGSQTAAETEAVREGERRMVMEEQSSGVFYMDEEEVLGMPNFFENMAEGMLLPPPEVCWNLNDFDGDADMSLWNFND
- the LOC104725709 gene encoding importin subunit alpha-8-like translates to MPLLSLLYNGNTLRIGTRTLCNLFCGQPPLTFDQMKPALPALKLLLHSNDEEVVKNACLALSHISTGSEDGIQSLIEADFVSKLVQLLKHHPSPAVLVHALRTIGTITAGNNQQTQSVVNCGALPVLYNLLTRNYEKYIKKSACWVISNITAGTVEQIQSVIDEYLIPTLVNLAQSADIDIKKEAVWAILGVVVCGSLHQIKYMVKQSCIKPLCDILVCPDLRTSFLSKCLDGLENILKAGEVVTNVRDRNCYALLIEGAEGLEKIKNLQSHENNEISVKALKILGYWLVEDDEKYEYQSDESVGS